The following is a genomic window from Candidatus Omnitrophota bacterium.
CACCCAGGCCTGGCGGTCGCTTCGCCTGCTCAAAGACGGATTATCGAAAATGAAAGAAAAAGCGAGCGTCTTGGACGATTATACCGGCGCCCATATCGAGGAATCCTTAGAAAAAGTCGAACGCGCTCTGCAAGCTCGCTTGAGCGTCCAAGTCGATTTTTGGTGAGAGGGGAATCAGTGAATCGTTGAATTAGGAACAACGTCCCAAGATGCGGCCATCCACCCTTCTTGGGACGTTGCTTTTTTTGATGCTATTATCCTATAAGCAGGTAGAGAGTGGAGAATTGCGCTTCGTTATGAGCCTGCCTTATACAACATGGAGATTATTTTATGCCTTCCCTTTCGAAGCCATCCATCGAAGTCGATATCTTCCTCTTCACCGACGGCGCCTGTTGCGGCAATCCCGGTCCCGGCGGCTGGGCCTGCATCCTTCATCAGAAGAGCACCGGCCTAACCAAGGAATTTTCCGGTAGCGAAAAGCTGACGACGAATAACAAAATGGAGATGCTCGCCGTCATCGAAGGATTGAAAAAACTGAAAAAAATCCCGACCCGCGTTCACGTCCTTTCCGACAGCCAATACGTCATCAAAGGCGCCACGGAATGGATGAAAAACTGGAAGCGCCACGGCTGGAAACGCAAAACCAAACAGGGATGGCAACCGGTCAAGAATGATGATTTATGGAAAGCGATCGACGAGCTCATGCAAAAGCATCATGTTACGTTCGAATATATTCCAGGACATTCCGGCCATCCCGAAAACGAACGCTGCGATCAATTGGCGGTAGCGGCCTATCAAAAATATAAATAGAATGTCCTTTCGACCCGGCATGAGTTCCGTATAGGCTCGAAATCCCCGAAAATCGCTTCTCAAAAAAATTTCGATTTATCGTCAAATCGTCCTTCGTAAAAGTTGACAAAAACGAGGGAATGGATATGATTTTATTCTGTTTGATCGGCGGCAGGCAATTATTCGTCCCCATCGTCTAGTGGCCTAGGACATCGGCCTTTCACGCCGGTAACAGGGGTTCGACTCCCCTTGGGGACGCCAAAATAAAGCGAAGGGTTAAGCGAAAAGCTTAACCCTTCTTTCTTTTTAAGGGATTAATCCAGGGCAAAAAAACTTTGCCCTTGCCACCCCCCAAAATAAAACAAAGGGTTAAGCGGCGAGCCTACCCCTTTTTCTTTTGAGGATTTTTCAAGGGCAAAAAACTTTGACTTTATCGCCCCTCGATAGGTCAAAAAAATCGACCCATCCTACGTTTATCTCATCGTTCCAATCAGAATTCCCGAAACTCCTCTTCCCATTCGCCGGATTCCTTTTTAGGCGGCAATAGTTTTACGTCTTTCTGGAAATCGTGCGAGGGAGGAGTGTTTGGCCGCCGATTGGACTGGTTGGAATCCTCCACTTTAAAACGGGCTACTAGCGATTGCAGCATTTGAGCCTGCGCCGACAATTGCTCGCTGGAAGAAGCGGTCTCTTCGCTGGTAGCCGAATTTTGTTGAGTGGCGATATCGATCTCGCTGACGGCTCTTCGTATCTGGTCTGCGCCGGTCGATTGCTCGGCGCAAGCGGCGGCGATTTCTTGCATCCGTTGCGCCGCGTTTTGAATAATGGGCACGATTTCCCGAATCGATATCCCCGCTTTTTCCGCTTTTTCTACGCTATCTTTGGCCAAGGCTCCGATTTCCTTGGCTGCCTGTTGGCTCTTCTCCGCCAGTTTGCGTACTTCTACGGCGACAACGGCGAATCCTTTGCCCATTTCGCCCGCCCGGGCCGCCTCGATGGCGGCGTTAAGCGCTAAAAGGTTGGTCTGATCGGCGATTTCGTTGATGATCGAAATTTTTTGCGTAATCGTTTTCATCGCTTCCACGTTTTCGATCACGGCCGCGCCGCCTTTTTCCGCTTCTTTTGCGGCTTCCGTCGATATCTTGTTGGTCTTTTCCGCATTTTCTGAGTTTTGTTCGATGGAATGAACCAATTCTTCTACCGAGGCTGTCGTCGTCTCCAAATTCGCCGCTTGTTGCGTGGACGAACTGGCTAAACTTTGCGACGCGGAGGATAATTCTCCCGAACTGGCCGACACCTGCTCGGCCGCATGCGATATTTCACGCATTAAGTCGCGCAATTGGCTCACGAATCGGTTAAACCATTCCGCCACCTGGCCGATTTCGTCTTTCGTATGCGCTTCCAGTTGTTTGGTGAGGTCGCCTTCTCCTTCCGCAATATCTTGCAGCCTTGCTTTCAACCGGTTCAATGGCTTAATGATCGTCACGCTCAACATGGCGAAAATACCCAATAAACTCAAAATCAAGACGCCGCCGGATATGAGATATTGAATCCTTCCCATAAAAGTGATTTGATGGTCGAGATTTTCCAAGGGAGCAATGATTTCAAATGCGCCATGCGTCTCGCCCACAGCCCAATCTTCCTTGGCGCCTCCGGTTATATCTAGTTCTCCCTTCGGCGAACCATGGCACAAAAGACAATCTTGAGTCAATTTAATAGAACGGAAAAAGCGAACGGCGTTGATCGGAATCGCGGCGTTATTTTCGGCGGCGTTCCCCCTATCTACTCCAATATGCAAAACGCCGATTTCGCCCAGGCTTTGCGCCTTTTGCTTGTCATCGGGATAAATGATTTTTCCCCCGGCGGTTTCGATCGCTTCCAGACCTCCTCTTCCTTCCAAGTAATCCACAACGCTTTGCTCCAAACCGGCGCGGGGAGCGTTTTTGGGATTGCGCGGTTGATTCTTCGGTACGCGAAAGATATATCCTAGTTCCTTGGCTTTGGTTTCGGCGGTCAGCCACGCCGCAACCACGGGTATGGTTTTATACAAAACCGTCTCGTCGTATTTCTGCCCGCTTTCTTTCGCTTTCAGAAAATCTTCCACAAGCGGGCCAGTATTGAACGCTTTATTCTCATTTAAAATTCCAATAAACGCGCGCACCTGCTCGCAAAAACTGGTTAACGCGCGAGCGCGTTCAATTTCTTTTTCATAACCGAACACCCTTACAGAATGGGTATTGAACAAATAAAGTCCCATAACCACCACAACCATCGCCGCCGTAACGCCCAACAAAAACTTCGTACTAATGGATTTGAATTCCCATTTCATAAGAATGAACCTCGTTGTTTTTAGGAATCTTCTTACCGCAATAAATCAAGATCAAAAATTTTCCAGCCATCATCAAGCGCAGGAAATCTCTTATATTGTATCGAATAAATTGGTTTCAACCAATTTTTCTTATAAAAACGACGAATATTTTTAGGACATATCGTCCGTGGATCCGAGGAAATTTATGGCTTGGAAGACATCTTTTCCATCCATGCCATGATAGGCCGGTGATCCGACGCGATTTTTTCGTCAAGAATCCTTACTTCCGCCACACGCCACTCTTTCTCTGGATGGTACAATATAAAATCGATTTGTCTTTGTGGATTATCCACAGGAATCGTGAACAGTTGTTCCCCATCTCCTGCCATTTTCCACATTTTTCGAAACGCTTTCATAACTAGACTATCGGGAACGTCGTTCAAATCGCCCGCCAACAGCATAGGAATATTCCCTTTGGAAACCGCCCAACGCTCGATGATGGGAACCGCCGCCATCCGATCATGATCGTCCCGAAGATGGTCGAGATGAGTGGCGAGAAAAAAGAAATGCGGAGTCGATATCTCCACCGGCAAAAAAACGCGCGGCTCCCTCTCCGGCGAATGCGGCAGCGAAACCGGCCCTTCGCATTCGAAAGGGAAACGCGACAATATTGCGTCGCCGTATTGCCCTCCTTGATAATCCATAGCGCGGCCATACGCCATTTTCATTCCCGTCAGCCGCGCCAATTCCGCCGCCTGGTCTACGCCGCCGCTGCGCTGCGTCTTGCGATCCACCTCTTGCAGCGAAACCAAGTCGGGCGTAACGGAAAGGATGACGCCCGCGATGCGCTCCAGGTCGATCTTCCCGTCCATGCCTTCGCCGTGGTGGATGTTGTAGCTTAAAACCACAATCCGCGAAGGCTCCTGCGCCAATCCCGCCGCCGTTAGAGTAAGGCATAGAATGAACAAAACCGCCAACCGTCTCGACATGGATGCAACTCCTTTATATTTATTGTTATCGCCTATCGATTTCTTTTTAAAATCAACCATAATAAGAACGATATTCGTCAAATAAGGATAGATCGATGTTATCGTCAGAAGAACTGCAACAATTATTATTGGATATTGAATCGGATCGCGTAGAATGGACAATCGCGACAAAAGATATCGACAAATTTTCCAAAGCGATTTGCGCCTTCGCCAATGATATGCCTGACCACAAGAAGCCGGGTTATCTAATTATTGGTGCAAAGGATAAGGGCGGTTTACACGGATTGCAGGTTACCGATGAATTAATCAAAGATTTATCTTCTATCCGTTCCAATGGCAGAATTCAACCTTTGCCATCAATGACAGTCGCCAAATATTCTTTCCCCAATCAAAAAGGCGATGTCGCCGTAGTCGAAGTAATGCCCTCCTTAATGCCGCCAGTTCGTTTTGAGGGTAAGGTTTGGATAAGGATTGGTTCATCCAAACAAATCGCCACTGAACAGGAAGAACGGATTCTTACGGAGCGCCGAATTGCCAAAACGCTTACTTTCGATGCGCGCCCTTGTCTTGGAAGCAATATCCAAGAATTAAGTCTTGAACTGTTCATGGCGACGTATCTCCCCAACGCCATAGCCCGCGATATTCTTGAACGCAACAACCGCAATGCAAGCGAACAAATGGCTTCGCTTCGGTTATTTGACGCAAGCCAGAAATGCCCCACCAATGCGGGCATTCTGCTTTTAGGCCAAGACCCCTTGCGATGGCTGCCCGGCGCCTATATCCAATTTGTCCGTTTTTCAGGAACCGAGTTATCCGACAAGGCCATTGACGAGCAACAATTCTCCGGCGATTTAATCACGGTTTTACATAGTTTGGATTCATTCATCCCTCGGCAAATCCAGCAATATCCCGAATACAAAAGCCCCTTTAGAGAACGCGCTGTTTTCGATTATCCCGTCATCGCCATTCGGGAATTATTGATGAACGCCATCATGCACCGCAATTATGAAGGATCGACGAGTCCCATTCGTTTTTACTGGTTTGACGATCGGATTGAAATTCAAAATCCTGGCGGTCTCTTCGGCGAAGTAACAGCGGAAAATTATATGCGCCAGACTGCCTATCGCAATCCCGTACTCGCCGAAGCGATGAAAAACCTTGGTTATATCAACCGTTTCGGCGCGGGTATCGGCATTTCGCAAAAAGAGTTAAAGGAAAACGGCAATCCTCCGGCAGAATTCACTTTTGAATCCAATTCCGTCCTCGTTATTCTGAGGAAACGTCTATGAAAACGGTTGTTTTTTTTAATTGTACAAGCGGTGTCGGCAAGACCTCTCTCGTTTACCATTTGGCATGGATGTTCGCCGAGAAAGGCCACAATATTCTAGCGGCGGATTTGGATCCTCAATCCAATCTCTCTTCCATGTTTCTCGTTGAAGAACGCTTGAAAGAGTTATGGCCAAAGGGGGAGCATGAACAAACGATTTATGGCGCAATATCTCCTTTACTAAAAGGAATTGGAGATATAGAAGAGTCGCATATCGAAAATATATTTATGGATAAAGTGATTTTGCCTGGGAATCTCGATTTGATTGTGGGCGATTTTAGCTTATCAAACTATGAAAACGAACTAAGCGAACAATGGCCAAAATGTTTAGATAGAAGAGAAAACTCTTTTCGCGTCATCTCCGCCTTTTACCGTATCATTGAAAGAGCCGCTTTGGCAAGAAACTCCGATTATGTTTTAATTGATGTCGGACCCAACCTGGGCGCGATCAATCGCTCGGCGATAATCGCCGCAGATTATGTTGTCATTCCTCTCTCACCTGATTTATATTCACTTCAAGGAATAAGAAATTTAGGACCAACGTTAAGAAATTGGAGAGAACATTGGAAAGAACGTCTTCAGAAAAATCCTGAGTCTTCTCTCTCCTTGCCCGCAGGAGGGATGCGTCCCCTTGGTTATGTAATTCTACAACACGCCGCGAGACAAGACCGGCCCGTTAAAGCCTATGAAAAATGGATCGACCGCATTCCGGGAGAATACCGCTCCTCTGTTTTGAATGAAGCCGAAGAAAATCCTCCACAAGCCGCTGATGATCCGCATTGCCTTTCCCTCATCAAACATTACCGCAGTTTGATGCCGATGGCGATGGAAGCGAGAAAGCCGATGTTTAAACTAAAACCCGCCGACGGCGCTATTGGCGCCCATGTTAACGCCGTCAGACAATGCTATGAGGATTTCGAACATTTGGCGGAAGAAATCGAAAAACGAATCGGCTTGAAATCCGATGCATGAAATACGCCGGGAGCATTGCGCCCCCGGCTCGATCGATATCACTCATCTCCCCTCAGTGCCTTCTCCAGAATTTGATAGGTTCGATTCACCATCGGCCGAGGGTCGGTCAACAGTCCGGCGGCGGTGAGGGCATTGTCGAAAATCTGCTCCGCCGCCAGTTTGAGAAACTCATCGTCTCCCTTTTCCCGGCGCTTCGCCAGCTGAACCATGATGGGATGATGGGAATTGATTTCGAGGTTTTTGCGTCCGATGGCGGCGAAATCTTTGTTGACCGATTGCATGATCCGCTGCATTCCCGACGTCATTCCCGCATCGACGTTGACCACAATGGCGGGGCTGTCTACCAGCCGCTTCGATTCGCGTACGGAATCCACGCGATCCCCCAAAACAATTTTAAACCAGCCAGTCAGCGAATCGACTTCGTCCCTCGTCAACTCGTCCTTTTGTTCCTCTTCCGGCTTTGGCGGCGCATCGGGCAAGTCCAAATCGGCTTGATCGGCGGGGATGATCTTCTTGCCGTCGAATTCGTGGATGGCGTTGAGCACGAAATCGTCGATGGGATCGAAAACGTAGAGCGCTTCCAAATCCCGCTGCCGAAACGCTTCCATATAGGGGCTGTTCTGGATGGCGTCCCGGCTGGGGCCGTTAACGTAATAGATATTGTTCTGCCCCGCTTTCATACGAGCGGCGTAATCGGCCAGGGAAATCAGTCGTCCCGGCGCCTCTTTCGACGATTCGAAGCGCAGCAGCGGATTCAACTCTTCCCGGTATTCGTAATCCCGCGCCGCGCCTTCTTTGAGAAAGACGCCGAAAGTTTTCCAGAAGGTTTGATAATTCTCCGGATTGGACGAGGCTTCCTCAGCCAAGAATTTGAGAAAGCGGGTTGCGATTACTTTGCGCAATTTGCGCACTAGCGCGTTGTCTTGCAGCGTCTCGCGGGAGATGTTGAGCGGCAAATCCTCGCTGTCGACGACGCCCTTCACGAACCGCAGCCATTCTGGAAGGATCGCCTCGCTATGCTGTTGAATCAAAACTTTCCGGCAGTAAAGATTTACGCCCGGATCCAGCCGCCCGAATCCGAAACTCTCAAAATTGCTTTTGGGAACGAAGAGAAGCGAATGGATTTGCAACGGAACGTCGGCGGAAAAATGAAAACGGTAGAGCGGTTCGTCATGGTCGTTGGCGACGAACTTGAAAAATTCCGCATATTCCTCGTCTTTCACCTCGTTCTTATTGCGCGTCCATATCGCCTGGATGGTATTGACCGTCTTGCCGTCGAGAACGATAGGGAAGGGAACAAAATTGGAATATTGCTTGACGATGCGTTCGATCGCAGGGACGGAAGCGAATTCCTCCGCCTCCTCCCGCAATTCCAAAACGATCTTGGTTCCTCGCTTCAAATTCTCGGCGGGAGAAATGACGTATTCGCCCATGCCGTCCGATTCCCACAGCCAGCCCTCCGCATCCGGCTTATAAGATCGCGTGTAAACGCGCACGTTTTTAGCCGCCATGAACGAAGAGTAGAAGCCCACTCCAAATTGTCCGATCAATTGCG
Proteins encoded in this region:
- a CDS encoding endonuclease/exonuclease/phosphatase family protein, which gives rise to MSRRLAVLFILCLTLTAAGLAQEPSRIVVLSYNIHHGEGMDGKIDLERIAGVILSVTPDLVSLQEVDRKTQRSGGVDQAAELARLTGMKMAYGRAMDYQGGQYGDAILSRFPFECEGPVSLPHSPEREPRVFLPVEISTPHFFFLATHLDHLRDDHDRMAAVPIIERWAVSKGNIPMLLAGDLNDVPDSLVMKAFRKMWKMAGDGEQLFTIPVDNPQRQIDFILYHPEKEWRVAEVRILDEKIASDHRPIMAWMEKMSSKP
- a CDS encoding ATP-binding protein gives rise to the protein MLSSEELQQLLLDIESDRVEWTIATKDIDKFSKAICAFANDMPDHKKPGYLIIGAKDKGGLHGLQVTDELIKDLSSIRSNGRIQPLPSMTVAKYSFPNQKGDVAVVEVMPSLMPPVRFEGKVWIRIGSSKQIATEQEERILTERRIAKTLTFDARPCLGSNIQELSLELFMATYLPNAIARDILERNNRNASEQMASLRLFDASQKCPTNAGILLLGQDPLRWLPGAYIQFVRFSGTELSDKAIDEQQFSGDLITVLHSLDSFIPRQIQQYPEYKSPFRERAVFDYPVIAIRELLMNAIMHRNYEGSTSPIRFYWFDDRIEIQNPGGLFGEVTAENYMRQTAYRNPVLAEAMKNLGYINRFGAGIGISQKELKENGNPPAEFTFESNSVLVILRKRL
- a CDS encoding methyl-accepting chemotaxis protein, encoding MKWEFKSISTKFLLGVTAAMVVVVMGLYLFNTHSVRVFGYEKEIERARALTSFCEQVRAFIGILNENKAFNTGPLVEDFLKAKESGQKYDETVLYKTIPVVAAWLTAETKAKELGYIFRVPKNQPRNPKNAPRAGLEQSVVDYLEGRGGLEAIETAGGKIIYPDDKQKAQSLGEIGVLHIGVDRGNAAENNAAIPINAVRFFRSIKLTQDCLLCHGSPKGELDITGGAKEDWAVGETHGAFEIIAPLENLDHQITFMGRIQYLISGGVLILSLLGIFAMLSVTIIKPLNRLKARLQDIAEGEGDLTKQLEAHTKDEIGQVAEWFNRFVSQLRDLMREISHAAEQVSASSGELSSASQSLASSSTQQAANLETTTASVEELVHSIEQNSENAEKTNKISTEAAKEAEKGGAAVIENVEAMKTITQKISIINEIADQTNLLALNAAIEAARAGEMGKGFAVVAVEVRKLAEKSQQAAKEIGALAKDSVEKAEKAGISIREIVPIIQNAAQRMQEIAAACAEQSTGADQIRRAVSEIDIATQQNSATSEETASSSEQLSAQAQMLQSLVARFKVEDSNQSNRRPNTPPSHDFQKDVKLLPPKKESGEWEEEFREF
- a CDS encoding AAA family ATPase, encoding MKTVVFFNCTSGVGKTSLVYHLAWMFAEKGHNILAADLDPQSNLSSMFLVEERLKELWPKGEHEQTIYGAISPLLKGIGDIEESHIENIFMDKVILPGNLDLIVGDFSLSNYENELSEQWPKCLDRRENSFRVISAFYRIIERAALARNSDYVLIDVGPNLGAINRSAIIAADYVVIPLSPDLYSLQGIRNLGPTLRNWREHWKERLQKNPESSLSLPAGGMRPLGYVILQHAARQDRPVKAYEKWIDRIPGEYRSSVLNEAEENPPQAADDPHCLSLIKHYRSLMPMAMEARKPMFKLKPADGAIGAHVNAVRQCYEDFEHLAEEIEKRIGLKSDA
- the htpG gene encoding molecular chaperone HtpG produces the protein MTDAERSEKRESHSFQAEVKQVLDIVIHSLYTNREIFVRELISNAADALEKIRYEKLLNPDAADPDLPLEIRIDVDAKAKTISIADSGIGMTEEELIRNLGTIAHSGTRDFLQRHADATAKDAQLIGQFGVGFYSSFMAAKNVRVYTRSYKPDAEGWLWESDGMGEYVISPAENLKRGTKIVLELREEAEEFASVPAIERIVKQYSNFVPFPIVLDGKTVNTIQAIWTRNKNEVKDEEYAEFFKFVANDHDEPLYRFHFSADVPLQIHSLLFVPKSNFESFGFGRLDPGVNLYCRKVLIQQHSEAILPEWLRFVKGVVDSEDLPLNISRETLQDNALVRKLRKVIATRFLKFLAEEASSNPENYQTFWKTFGVFLKEGAARDYEYREELNPLLRFESSKEAPGRLISLADYAARMKAGQNNIYYVNGPSRDAIQNSPYMEAFRQRDLEALYVFDPIDDFVLNAIHEFDGKKIIPADQADLDLPDAPPKPEEEQKDELTRDEVDSLTGWFKIVLGDRVDSVRESKRLVDSPAIVVNVDAGMTSGMQRIMQSVNKDFAAIGRKNLEINSHHPIMVQLAKRREKGDDEFLKLAAEQIFDNALTAAGLLTDPRPMVNRTYQILEKALRGDE
- the rnhA gene encoding ribonuclease HI, with product MPSLSKPSIEVDIFLFTDGACCGNPGPGGWACILHQKSTGLTKEFSGSEKLTTNNKMEMLAVIEGLKKLKKIPTRVHVLSDSQYVIKGATEWMKNWKRHGWKRKTKQGWQPVKNDDLWKAIDELMQKHHVTFEYIPGHSGHPENERCDQLAVAAYQKYK